One stretch of Pararhizobium qamdonense DNA includes these proteins:
- a CDS encoding HAL/PAL/TAL family ammonia-lyase, protein MQDIVLDTAPGWRAVAAVADGATLSLSDAARTRIGTASRIVSAIVESGVRAYGVNTGVGALADTVVDRPSQSRLSRNIILSHACGVGPLLEAREVRAIIAAQIANFSHGHSGVRPVIVDLLQVFLREDCIPDVPSKGSAGYLSHNAHIALVLIGEGRARLKGVPVSGAQALQALGVPPLVLQAKEGLSLVNGTACSTGLGAVALARAERLLVWADAIAALTIEALGGQMTAFDADVLALRKSKGIEKVGSTLRARLAGSGLIEAAKGARTQDALSLRSVPHAHGAGWDVFDFAGMVVDQELASVTDNPAVSGTPETPVVSSEAHAVAPALGQALDSLAIAIAQISMMSERRIDRLVNPLVSGLPAFLAADPGAGSGFMIAQYTAAALAAENRRLGAPASLDGGITSALQEDFLGHPTAAANKLLAVIDNAEQILGIEFAAAAQAQDFKADVAPRAVGTDVLYRHIRANMPTYADDRPLGWDLEKARDLLLQSPPPHI, encoded by the coding sequence GTGCAGGACATCGTACTCGACACGGCACCCGGCTGGCGTGCCGTGGCTGCGGTTGCCGATGGTGCAACGCTGTCGCTTTCCGACGCGGCCAGGACGCGGATCGGAACAGCAAGCCGCATCGTGTCGGCGATCGTCGAAAGCGGCGTGCGGGCCTATGGGGTGAATACCGGCGTCGGGGCGCTTGCCGATACGGTGGTCGATCGTCCCTCGCAGAGCCGCCTGTCGCGCAACATCATTTTGAGCCATGCCTGTGGCGTCGGCCCGTTGCTGGAGGCGCGGGAAGTTCGCGCCATCATCGCCGCCCAGATCGCCAATTTTTCCCACGGTCATTCCGGCGTGCGGCCAGTGATCGTGGACCTGCTGCAGGTCTTTCTGCGCGAAGATTGCATTCCCGACGTGCCGTCCAAGGGTTCGGCCGGCTATCTCAGCCATAATGCCCATATTGCGCTGGTATTGATCGGCGAGGGCAGGGCGCGGCTGAAGGGCGTTCCGGTATCCGGTGCGCAGGCTTTGCAGGCGCTTGGCGTTCCGCCGCTGGTTTTGCAGGCAAAGGAAGGCTTGAGCCTCGTCAATGGCACGGCCTGTTCTACCGGGCTCGGGGCCGTGGCGCTCGCGCGGGCTGAACGGCTTCTGGTCTGGGCCGATGCCATCGCAGCGTTGACGATCGAGGCGCTCGGCGGTCAGATGACCGCGTTTGACGCTGACGTGCTCGCGCTTCGCAAATCCAAGGGGATCGAGAAGGTCGGCAGCACTTTGCGCGCGCGTCTCGCCGGTAGTGGTCTGATCGAGGCGGCGAAAGGTGCGCGCACGCAGGATGCCTTAAGCCTTCGCTCGGTTCCGCACGCCCATGGCGCGGGATGGGATGTGTTTGATTTCGCCGGAATGGTCGTCGATCAGGAACTGGCCTCCGTGACGGACAATCCGGCAGTGTCCGGCACGCCGGAGACACCGGTGGTGTCCTCCGAGGCGCATGCTGTGGCGCCGGCGCTCGGCCAGGCGCTGGATAGTCTCGCCATCGCCATTGCCCAGATTTCGATGATGAGCGAGCGCCGGATCGACCGTCTCGTCAATCCGCTGGTGAGCGGTCTTCCGGCCTTTCTCGCCGCCGATCCGGGTGCCGGGTCCGGCTTCATGATCGCGCAATATACGGCAGCGGCTCTTGCGGCGGAAAACCGCCGTCTCGGGGCTCCGGCAAGCCTGGATGGCGGCATCACGTCGGCGCTGCAGGAGGATTTTCTTGGGCATCCGACGGCTGCGGCCAACAAGCTGCTTGCCGTGATCGATAATGCCGAGCAGATCCTCGGCATCGAATTTGCCGCTGCCGCGCAGGCGCAGGATTTCAAGGCCGATGTGGCGCCGCGCGCTGTGGGTACCGACGTGCTCTATCGCCATATCCGCGCGAATATGCCAACCTATGCCGACGACCGGCCGCTCGGCTGGGATCTGGAAAAGGCCCGCGACCTGCTCTTGCAATCGCCGCCTCCCCATATCTGA